Proteins encoded together in one Streptosporangiales bacterium window:
- a CDS encoding homocysteine S-methyltransferase family protein — translation MSDSKPGLLALLDGSGVVCAEGYLFECERRGYVQAGAFVPEVVLEHPEVVASLHREFVHAGSDIVEAFTYYGHREKLRLVGKEHILEPLNRTALAIAREVARESGTLLAGNLSNTNLWADENARPGIRAMFAEQVDWAVEEGSELLIGETFSYLEEALLCTQVMRESGLPTVVTLVFHQEDFTRDGYGVRESFQALEQAGADVVGVNCGRGPLTTLPLLAEIRQAVSCHVAALPVPYRTTPAQPTMQSLRDPRTPDVRAFPTGLDPFTCTRYEMAEFARDAYALGVNYVGVCCGAGPHHIRGVAEAMGRLPYASAYSPDMSKHAYLGSDPTLKVGNKQYAGML, via the coding sequence ATGTCGGACAGCAAGCCTGGCCTACTCGCGCTGCTCGATGGCAGCGGGGTGGTGTGCGCCGAGGGCTATCTCTTCGAGTGCGAGCGACGCGGCTACGTGCAGGCCGGTGCGTTCGTACCCGAGGTGGTGCTCGAGCACCCCGAGGTCGTCGCCTCGCTGCATCGCGAGTTCGTGCACGCCGGCTCGGACATCGTGGAGGCCTTCACCTATTACGGCCACCGGGAGAAGCTCCGCCTCGTCGGCAAGGAGCACATCCTGGAACCGTTGAACCGCACCGCTCTCGCGATCGCCCGCGAGGTGGCACGGGAGTCCGGCACGCTGCTCGCGGGCAACCTGAGCAACACGAACCTGTGGGCCGACGAGAACGCGCGACCCGGCATCCGGGCCATGTTCGCCGAACAGGTCGACTGGGCCGTCGAGGAGGGCTCGGAGCTGCTCATCGGCGAGACCTTCAGCTACCTCGAGGAGGCGCTGCTCTGCACCCAGGTGATGCGCGAGTCCGGGCTGCCCACCGTCGTGACGCTCGTCTTCCACCAGGAGGACTTCACTCGCGACGGGTACGGTGTCCGCGAGTCGTTCCAGGCACTCGAGCAGGCCGGCGCGGACGTGGTCGGCGTCAACTGCGGGCGCGGACCGCTCACCACGCTGCCGTTGCTCGCCGAGATCCGGCAGGCCGTGTCGTGCCACGTCGCCGCGCTCCCCGTGCCGTACCGCACGACCCCGGCGCAGCCGACGATGCAGTCGCTGCGCGACCCTCGTACGCCGGACGTGCGGGCGTTCCCGACCGGGCTCGACCCGTTCACCTGCACGCGGTACGAGATGGCCGAGTTCGCACGGGACGCGTACGCGCTCGGCGTGAACTACGTCGGCGTCTGCTGTGGCGCGGGCCCGCACCACATCAGGGGTGTCGCCGAGGCGATGGGCCGGCTGCCGTACGCGAGCGCGTACTCCCCCGACATGAGCAAGCACGCCTACCTGGGTAGCGACCCGACGCTGAAGGTGGGCAACAAGCAGTACGCCGGCATGCTCTGA